TCAATTGATCTGCAGAACTTCTCACTTTAAGTGCCATGATACGTGATGCGCCGAGTAGATGGGACATGGCTTCACAATACGGTCCAGATTGAGCGCGCTGTTTATGATTAGACTAATTTTGCACTATGCTAAAGTCATCGGTGTACTTGCCTCGAAGATACAAAGCAACAAAGCCTGCAAGAGCAGCCAGTCTTCTGTACCATTTACCCTCGACTCTTCAATCATTCGTCTAGTATAACGGAGGGCGTCCGAGTAGTACGTCAACGCTTGCGGAGGGGCTGGCACGCCGCTGCTCTGAGATAGAAACAGAGTCGCACAGGCTAGAAAAGAGTCCCTGACGCAAGGGTATTGCGCTGCGAGAGGGATGAGCTCATTGCCGGTATCCAAGGGAGTCCCAGGGATCAGCAATTGGGGTATCATGGTTGACGCAAAATACTGAAATAGGGACTCTCTGGAAGGGCTATCAAACGGAGATGGATATTTTAGGGTGGGAGTATGATTATTTAGGGTAGAAGGCGCATTGCAGTGACGACCCACAGGCGTCTCCTGCGGCGACCAGATGCAGGTTAGGCCATTGCGACAGCATGACTGGCAGTTCGGTGATCCTTCATCACATTTCTTTCGTCTCATGCGGCCTGGGAGCAGAAGTCAGCATACGACAAAGCAACGGGAACTGCGGCGATGAGGGGCCGGCATACACGTAAGACAGCCCGACTTGGTCCTCCACCTAGCTGGCATGGTGGGCGGTATACCATTCTTTTCTCAGCTCACAAACGTTGAAAGTTCGAAGTTTGAATCCATTGGAGAGTCAGTCGTCTCCGCACAACGAACCGTAAGCAGGACCCGAGAGCCGAGATGGAGCCAGATCGAGTGGGGCAGATTGGACTAATCTAGCGCCCTTTCAAGCAGCAACATCAAGCGAGATCAAGAATTGCCTGCTAGACGGCCCAGACAGCACCTGAGTGTTTGATCACAGAATGCCAAGTGATGATGAGACCCCGGAATAAACCCCGCATCTTCATAACGCTGCACGCTCGTGGCAAGAACTCGCTGGGGGAGAACCGCACCCGTCTTGGATACTCCGCTTACCACTGGGGCATCCTAATCTCACCGAAGAATAAAGTTACGCACCCAACGTCAGCATCCCAGTCCCCGACATCTCCATCCGCCTTGCACACCCTCTTCGATGTCACTGATTCACTGTATGCTGACCCGGTCACTGGTGAGGCTAAGGAGAACTGGCGGTTCCGGGAGCGGGGTTCGCCTGATCCAGTGATGGCGTTTCAGATCCTGGCGAGAGTTTTCGTGGGGAAGCTGGACCCTACATGGGGAGAGGCTGACGGCGTTAAGGAAAAGTTCAGTGGTATAGTATTACCGAGGAAGGGGGTTCAGGGAGAGAGTTGTGTTAGTTGGACGCGGGAGGCGATTGGcgtgttgaagaagatggggaCTTTGCAGGCTGATTTTGATATCGCGCAGTTTATGGATACTGCGTTGGGATTTGCGGATGAGAGTTTGAAATGGAAGGGGGAAATGGGTAGCATACTGGACTATATAGGGACCGGAGGTGTGTAATTTCGTATAGTACGGTTAGGAGGGTGAAAAAGGGAGAGGCTGTGAGCAGCCAATAACGAAACATGACATGATTTGATACTAAAGCTTTGATAGACAAAGATCTAGGTACATCTTACCTTGGATGTCCTGCTTAGACAGCCGTCTTGTCTAAAGCCATCTAaagcttcgccttctctgACACTGACATATCATCCATAGATACAGGGATCAAATCGAGCAGCGCATCCTGGACCAACTTCAGGACGTCCGCCGCACAGCCAAAGGAAAGGCTCCATCCGGCTCCTCCATGACCGTAATTATGGATGATGCGACTCGGCTTCCCACCCTGCATGCGCAGCTCCCTCTCGACACGAACATTCTTGCCGCGGAATGGCCTGAGACCCTGCGCAAGAGGATAATCAGGGTCAACACGCGCATTCTTCAACGCGGGCAAAAACGACTCACAGCGGGCCCGCATGCGCTTGATTATTGGCGAGTCCAGCGTGAGGTCCAGATCCCACTCGTGAGGCTCCGTTATTCCACCCAACACAAGAATGTTATCGCTGCGAGgcacgaggaagacgattTCGTTGGATGGAGCGGGGGGCTCGTTGCTGCCATTGGTTCTGGTCCCTGCGGGAATCGACATCGCGGTGGTGAGCTTGGGGAAGTCAGTTCCGTCGTTGATGATTCGGATGAGACCGCCGCGAATCGGGTAGCATGTTTTGTCGCCTACGAGGGTGAGCGCGTCTAGGCCTGTAGCGTTGACGATGGCGTCGGCGTTGTAGTCCATTCGGATCTCGTTCTCCTGGGAGAAAAGATCTCCGGTGATGGTTTGTGTTATCAGGGTGGCGCCCTTTTGCTCGACGAGCTTTGTGAACCAGGCCATgccggtgtcggtgtcgatgACCGGGGCGAGAAACTCGAAGGCGTCGACGATTCCATAGGCAGGGTTGATGCCATATTTGGGGATGAGATCTGCGTCATGGATTACATCGCGAACGCCGCTGGTTCTCATTTCGTTTACTTTctggagaagggaggggGATTCGGCTACAGGGTGGATGGTGAAGAACGTCGCGGGTTTCATCTGGACACCCACAGCTGCAGAAAGCGATGGAGAATTGGCAATAGCATCCCAGATGTTGTAGCTGATCATGCACCAACGCTTCGAATTGATGAGAGAGATGGCATCAGTGTGATGACCACAGACAGCGGGAGGGAATTCCCAGAGGGCACCGGCAATCTGTGAGGTAAGGCGCTGCTTGTCGCCCCAGGAAGCCCATTCCTTGGAGACAATGGTAACTTTGTAGCCGTTGTCAAGAAGAACCCAGGCTGTGGTGAGCCCAATGACGCCGCTGCCAATGATGAGAATGTGAGCTGCATTGGCACGGGGAGGGTTAAGGGGAGCTCTCTCGGGAGAGACGTCTTTCCACAGCCTGAGAGAAGTCATCTTGAAGTTAATGCATGCTCACAGAAAATATTTCATTGTGTtgataattttttaatttcttataCACGATAACAATTCCATTGTGGTGAATGTCAAAATGACAATGGCTTTGACATTAGTACTTTCTGAACATCATATTACTATTGAACTCCCCAATGCATGCAATAATATTCCCCATAGAATGCAAGTAATTAACATGAAGTTTCACGGATATGAAGATAGTGAATGTAATATGCGGCAGCGCATATGCAAGTCACTTGATGGACATTAAGCTGCAAAAAGTGCATAGACAGCCACGTGCATGATGAGATCACCTATTTACAATATGCAGTCAGGCCCAGCAGGGAATTTGGCTATATGCTATGGTTTTATTGGATTTCATAATACCCGACGATAATAATAGCAGGAAAGACGTCAGAGGTGCTGGGCGTGCTGGGctaaagaaaggaaggaaatggaggaaatggaggaaatTGTTGATCAGCAGCCTGTGATGTCATCGTTGGGTGTGCTTAAATACCGAGTCGCTACCTGCTGCTCCCCACGGCACAAGACCACCCCTcaagcttcttttcctccataTTTTCCCTTACAAAAATGCCGGCCATTCACCAGCGCATCGAATCGGAGATCATCGCGCAGGAGCGCACTCTTTGGACCGCGATCACTTCGGCCGACCCAAAACCCGAACTTGAACGGCTGTCGAGTCCGAACGccgtctttctctttcccaaGAAGGACATCGTTACCGTGGATGAGCTGGGCGAGACCTTCACCAACAAATTCCACAGATTCGACGATTACGACCTGCAGGACGTGCGGGTGATTGTGATAGATCTGATGGCGGGTATAGCTACCTATCGAATCCGCGCGACGCAGAACGGCAAGGAGTACGTGGCAACGGGGACCTCGACCTGGGGCCAGGGATCGGACGCTGAATGGCGGTTGATGGCGCACCAGGAGACGCTGCAATGAATTCTCTTCCTGTCATTCGTGTATTTCCTTTGCTTATGATTGATGATGTGTGATGTGTCTATCTCGAACAACCAGCGGCCGCTAGACTCGTGTGGCCGAGAAATCTCCACAAATACCGGCGCTAGTCTTAGCTACTTTAATCCCTGCTACTAAATCTATTTTCTTCACGCTACCTTAATTTTGAAAAGTCTTCActcctcaccctccactCCAGTATGCTGGTAGATCATGCATTTGAACAAGGATAACGAGCCCTGGTCTGGCTACGTCGTGcctctctccatccccgatCCCTCTCCGCGCACCCGCAAGATCCTCATTGTTGGTGCGGGTATTGCCGGCATAGCTAGTGCTCTGGCTCTAGTGAAGGAATTGAAACCCCACGAACCTAACCTCCAGATAACCATTTTCGAGCGTCACGATGTCCTTTCGACCTCCGGCGGTGCGATCAATCTCACTCCGGTCGCACAACGACATCTCGACCGACTAGGCGTTCTCTCTGAACTCGATCGTCAAGGTGCTGACGGTGGTGCCGATGTCGATGCAATTGAACTCTTCTCAAGCCGCTCCGGCCGGCCGCTCGGCTCAATTGATTTTACTGATGGCGATGGTAACGGCATAAACGGCTACAAGGGCCGTAGGGTGTTACGGATTGTCCTCTCTCTGGCGATGTTGGCCGTTATCGAACGCCACCCGAACATCCGCATTGTATACAGCAAAAAGCTTACAAGCGTCACGGAACACAACGACCAAGCCGTCCTGCACTTTGAAGACAGCACCTCCGCCGCAGGTGATCTCGTCCTTGGATGCGATGGTGTCCACTCCGCCCTCCGCGCGCAATATGTTGACCCCAGCCGCCCGTCGGAATATACTGGCTTGTCATTTCTCCAGACAACAATGGcaacccctcctccccctccccctccgtCTGTGAGGACCAGTTTCAGCCGTCCCAGCACCAGTGCCAGCGAGGGCACACACGCCTCCAGCAAAAGCCGAAGCACTACCCGGAGCGTCAGCAACCTATCTCACCCTTCCACCCAGGCTCTCTCTACCGAAGAAGCACAACAAACTATGCATCCGCCACCATTCGCCACCAGCGGTCTGGCCCTTTCCCGCCATGGCGACCTCCTCGGAAGCTTCTGTGACCGAAACCACtcaatcctcttcctcgccgccatACTCCAGATTAGCGAGTCACGGCTCCCACGGTACCGCATTGACCCCCCTTCCCCAAATACTCCAGACATGGACCCCCGGAAGCGAGTCGCCATCCACGCAGCCCTCCAATCAGAGATCCGTTCCCGCTTCGCAAACTCCGGGAACCCTTGGATTCGGGACGTCGCTAACCTTAACACAAACTGGATGCTTTATCCTGTCTACCAAGTTAGACCAGGCGGCCGGTGGTGGAAGGGGCGAGTGATTTTACTAGGTGATGCAGCACATGCAGTGAGTCCCCAACCAATCAACCAATCAACCAATCACGCCAAGTTCCTCAGCATAAACTAATGACAATATCTAGATGCCACCCCGTGACGAATCCGCCGCCTACGCCCTCGACGACTCCATCATGTTCTGCCGCATCCTCGCCCACAACCGCGACGAGGACCTCCCCGTGGTCTTCTCCAAATACGAGTCTGTCCGTCGGGCCCTCGTCGAAGACgccttctccgccgcaagGCGGATGTGGGCGACGCATCGCGACATGGGGTTCCTGGAGGGCCGGTGGAAAGAGTGGACGATGCCATGGGTATTGCGGAAGAGTCGGGAGACTAGAGACGCGGCGTGGAGGTTTGATGCTTAtgatatttagtatttagcTTGGGTGTGACTGGACTGACTGCGTTTGGGATTTTTGTGTGTTTCTgattcggattcggattctGTTTGACTGGAGTTGTTTGGATTGATAAGATCACCAGGTGCTTTGTATACATTAAGGATGGCTTGGTTGATTGGCTGATTGGGTTTCATATAGATAGGTACATGGGTGGATGCGTGGGTTGATGCATGGAAAGAGGCGAATTTTGTTTCTATTGGTTGGTTAGTTAAGGCTGGttgtatttgctgtataCGCACAAGCGCTGGAACGGCAAATTATGTTAGAACGGCATGGACATTGGTTGAATGATGAATTGGTTTGTGATAAGAACTAAATAGGCCATCACTACTCTAAAGGCCTATAGGCGGCTAgcgaagagagaagaaaaagatgtTAAGAGGGAGCGCTTAAAAAGTAAGAGTCTGCCCGGCAGTTCCCACAACAGCCTCCTTAACAGCATCCGGACCAAGAAGATCATACTCATAGTCGACGCTGGTCAGAGTGCCCTCCTCGGCCTCAGACTTAGCACCACCGAAGTCGTTGTCGCGCTCAACAGCATAGCCTTCATCGGTCGAGTAAAGGGCCTTCTTGCTATCAACCCAGGTGTTGGACTCGACCAGGACCTGTGCACCAATACGGGTGTTGATGCCGTCGCTGACATTTTCGTAGTAGTTGTTGTAGAGGTGACCGGTTCCGAAGCGGATTGAGGGACCGCGCGAGTTCAGGTTCTGCCAGTAGTTGTTGGCGTAGGTGATGTGGAGCTTGCCcttgtcctcgtcttcgttgCTGTTGGAGTGTCCGACGAGCGAGGCCTTCCAGTGGTCGTGGATGTAGCTGTTGGACACGGTGATGTAGTCCGAGCCACGCTTGAAGTCGAGGAGACCGTCATAGTAGTCCTTGTCGTGGTCCTGGTCAGAAGAGACGTCGACGTGGTCGATCCAGATGTTGCTGGAGTATTCTGTTCAATCATCAGCCATTTATTCATAAGAACCGACCAGTAATCGGGTTATTGTGTCGTACCGCTACCAATGGCATCTCCGTTCTCAGCGGTGACCTTCTTCACGCCGAGGTTGCGGATGATGACGTTCTCAACTTCCTTGAGTCGGAGACCGAAGCCGTCGAGGACAGCGCTGGAGTCGGCACCGAGgatgctggtgttgctgccGACATCGACCTGCTTCGCGGACTCGGAAATGGCTCcgctgacgacgacgaccttggcctcatcgccctcgacgGCCGCGGTGAATTCAGCGTACGAGGagacggtggtggtggtaccaccagcaccaccggTAGTACCCCCGTTCAGGCTGGCGAAACCGAAAGCGGTCTTTGTATGTCAGCGTGGATATTTGCTAAATGGGGGAAATAATGGAAATGTACATCATCAGCACGCTTGTTGAAGTCGGTTGTGGGAGTCGGAGCTGCAAGGGCCGGCCCTAAGCAGCTGACGACGGCGAGAAGAAACTTAAGGTTAGACATTTTGAAATGGCCTTAGTTGAAAAGAAGGTAAGAAGTTGAAGCAGATGCGAGAAGGAGAGTGTGTATGCAGAATGATTGACAGGCTAGCTGTTGAGGAACGAAAGACCCGACGTCCAAACGGCTTCTTATATAGTCCTTCCAAGCCCCATCTTGCTCCACCGGAGTCATGGTCCGCGGAAGAACAATTGAAACGACCAACACCTGAAATTCCCGGATATAGACACGAAAGCCAGTGAAGGCTCACTGGAGCTGAGCTAAGGCCATAGCATATTGGACTTGGCGTTACAGCTAAACTGGACAGTGGTTCGTTGACACCGGATAATCCGGGCGCCAAGAACTCCTTAACGAAAGAGACTGGGGGTACAAGAGGTGACGACTTTACGGAAGTCAACTTCCTGAAGGCCGAGGCGAGTCCGGTTATGAAAGTGTTTAAAGTGAGACCGGAGAAATTCCTCAAACGATGATAGTCTGTTTCAGAGTACCTGCCAAGAATTAATGGCGATGGTGGGCGGAGATTCGTCACACTTGACGCCTCAAAAGCGGAAAAGCtggccatggcagctggTAGTCACCGTCTTCGCTTTTGGCAGGCTGTGCAAGGATGGAAGCTTTTGCCTGCAGTCTTGGATCGTCCGGTATTCTGCCCTACAGGGCACGGAACTGATCGTCAACTGTCAGCCTTATGACATTCTACAGACGTGTAGAGTTGGCAGAAATGGAACCACAAAAGCTCAAGAGTATTTGCGCCACACTTGATGTGTTTCTCGACAGATAATTCTCCGGAATTAATTTATTTCTGGTGGTATGCGCGCCTGGGCCCTGGTTTATGGAGTTGGTTGGCCTGTCCGGGAGCGGAGCCGATGGATATTAGAGGAGTCAACCACCAAAGCTCGCGCACTTTGTGGTTTCGATGTTGAAATATGATGCGAGATTGTCTCACTTACGACTCATTCACACAGGAGACAAAAGGACTCGGTTAGAGTCCACGCTTTGGGCACGCGTGATCACATCGATTCCCTCGGGAACTGAGATAATGCGCCAATGGCATATATCTGAGCTATGCATAACTCGATGTCGTCAATTGAAGTATTTGTTGCACCCGAGAATGATGAGCCTTGGCTCTATGGCGTATACGAGTCATGTTGCTCTCGCCACACCCCCATCAATATCGCGAAGCCAGGCGGTTTGTGGCTTAAGGAGGCTGACAGAAACAGGAGCATCAACTCCACGTTGCCAAGTCTAACCAGGCCCACTACAATGTAAGCGACGAGCATTCCAGGGTAGGAGCGAGTCAAGGTGTCAGGTACCATGTGGTTGCCAAGGGGGCGATTAATATGGAGTCTTGATAACCGGCAGCCGAACGGAAATAGAAAGCCCAGCTGCACGGTGGGACGATGCCAGGGATGCTGTTTTGAATGGCAGGGTGTAATCTGACCTTGGCCAGTGTGTTGTGCTGGAACCGGCGGTACGGTGTTTCGGATTGTAGGAGAAATGAAGGAGCAAGGATGAGCACCTGACACTGACAGCCGTCTAAATTAAATTGTCAAGGATTTTTTCACACTATTGTCTAGGTCTTTGAATTCCACTATACACTATTTTTGATCGAGAGTTGCACAACCCTTGCTCATTTTGCAGTTTCTTGGTGCTCTTCTAGGTGCATCATTATGCCTGGCTTTTCTAACAGTGGGGTTCTTCTGATAGCGACACCCGCGACTGTTCATCTACGACGTACGAGGTTGACCATGCTTGGCAAGGGATATCAACAAACAGTCTATAACTGAGATTCGTTCTCAAATATACCGCGTCGACAATCTGAGGGGAGTGGAAACCAATCAGAGGAAAGAATTAACGCAAAACTCCTACATACATGAAAATGCCATGCAACATTATGGACAGACACCAATCATTGGTGAATGTCGTACTTCAACAACGCCCCCGCCTCAAACCAGCACGCTGGATCCATCCGGTGAGTTCTTCTTACTATTACTGCACCCGCAAGCGGCAGTGCCTGCGGCAGCCTGCGACGGCGTACGCGCATAGCTAGGTGGGACATCGAGGACCGGGTTGCGGGTGAAGAAGTTTCTTGGCCGCAGAAGGACAGTCATGGGCTCCGCGGGCATGATGGGATAATCTTCGGGGGTGGGGAAGTGAGTTAGGCCGAAAGTGTGCCAGAGGACAACGTCGGTGTTGTCTATTGAGCTGTTGGGACCGGCTTGTGCGATCCATTGTGGGAGACCTTGGGAGGGCTCCCCGGAAGTCTGGGGGACATGGCGGCCTGCCGGGTGGACTTGGTCGTCCGAGTCTGTTGGACAGTGGTTAGTTATGAGGATTTGTTTAGATGGGATGTTGTAAGACTTACACTTCGTAACGTGCACGGCGTGCCTAGCGAAACCAGCTCGCTTCCAGACGAGTCCACCCTCCTTGGGGAGGAGACCTGGAACTTCACGGCTGACAAGCTTATATGAGACGGGCTTCTTGCTGTACGGGTTGAGCTTGTTGGTGTTTGCGATTTCCCACGTTCGGCTGGTGGATCCGTCGTAGTCGGACATTGCCTCAAGAGGAGTGGTGAATTTTGTCTTCTTGGCATAG
This is a stretch of genomic DNA from Aspergillus puulaauensis MK2 DNA, chromosome 8, nearly complete sequence. It encodes these proteins:
- a CDS encoding FAD-dependent oxidoreductase (COG:S;~EggNog:ENOG410PUFQ;~InterPro:IPR036188,IPR002938;~PFAM:PF01494;~TransMembrane:1 (i29-46o);~go_function: GO:0071949 - FAD binding [Evidence IEA]), which encodes MHLNKDNEPWSGYVVPLSIPDPSPRTRKILIVGAGIAGIASALALVKELKPHEPNLQITIFERHDVLSTSGGAINLTPVAQRHLDRLGVLSELDRQGADGGADVDAIELFSSRSGRPLGSIDFTDGDGNGINGYKGRRVLRIVLSLAMLAVIERHPNIRIVYSKKLTSVTEHNDQAVLHFEDSTSAAGDLVLGCDGVHSALRAQYVDPSRPSEYTGLSFLQTTMATPPPPPPPSVRTSFSRPSTSASEGTHASSKSRSTTRSVSNLSHPSTQALSTEEAQQTMHPPPFATSGLALSRHGDLLGSFCDRNHSILFLAAILQISESRLPRYRIDPPSPNTPDMDPRKRVAIHAALQSEIRSRFANSGNPWIRDVANLNTNWMLYPVYQVRPGGRWWKGRVILLGDAAHAMPPRDESAAYALDDSIMFCRILAHNRDEDLPVVFSKYESVRRALVEDAFSAARRMWATHRDMGFLEGRWKEWTMPWVLRKSRETRDAAWRFDAYDI
- a CDS encoding pectate lyase family protein (CAZy:PL1;~COG:G;~EggNog:ENOG410PI0Z;~InterPro:IPR012334,IPR002022,IPR011050;~PFAM:PF00544;~SECRETED:SignalP(1-19)), which codes for MSNLKFLLAVVSCLGPALAAPTPTTDFNKRADDTAFGFASLNGGTTGGAGGTTTTVSSYAEFTAAVEGDEAKVVVVSGAISESAKQVDVGSNTSILGADSSAVLDGFGLRLKEVENVIIRNLGVKKVTAENGDAIGSEYSSNIWIDHVDVSSDQDHDKDYYDGLLDFKRGSDYITVSNSYIHDHWKASLVGHSNSNEDEDKGKLHITYANNYWQNLNSRGPSIRFGTGHLYNNYYENVSDGINTRIGAQVLVESNTWVDSKKALYSTDEGYAVERDNDFGGAKSEAEEGTLTSVDYEYDLLGPDAVKEAVVGTAGQTLTF
- a CDS encoding uncharacterized protein (COG:S;~EggNog:ENOG410PSKG), whose amino-acid sequence is MMRPRNKPRIFITLHARGKNSLGENRTRLGYSAYHWGILISPKNKVTHPTSASQSPTSPSALHTLFDVTDSLYADPVTGEAKENWRFRERGSPDPVMAFQILARVFVGKLDPTWGEADGVKEKFSGIVLPRKGVQGESCVSWTREAIGVLKKMGTLQADFDIAQFMDTALGFADESLKWKGEMGSILDYIGTGGV
- a CDS encoding nuclear transport factor 2 family protein (COG:S;~EggNog:ENOG410PY06;~InterPro:IPR027843,IPR032710;~PFAM:PF14534) → MPAIHQRIESEIIAQERTLWTAITSADPKPELERLSSPNAVFLFPKKDIVTVDELGETFTNKFHRFDDYDLQDVRVIVIDLMAGIATYRIRATQNGKEYVATGTSTWGQGSDAEWRLMAHQETLQ
- a CDS encoding FAD-dependent oxidoreductase (COG:E;~EggNog:ENOG410PJK1;~InterPro:IPR023209,IPR006076,IPR006181;~PFAM:PF01266;~TransMembrane:1 (o24-44i);~go_function: GO:0003884 - D-amino-acid oxidase activity [Evidence IEA];~go_function: GO:0016491 - oxidoreductase activity [Evidence IEA];~go_function: GO:0071949 - FAD binding [Evidence IEA];~go_process: GO:0046416 - D-amino acid metabolic process [Evidence IEA];~go_process: GO:0055114 - oxidation-reduction process [Evidence IEA]) encodes the protein MTSLRLWKDVSPERAPLNPPRANAAHILIIGSGVIGLTTAWVLLDNGYKVTIVSKEWASWGDKQRLTSQIAGALWEFPPAVCGHHTDAISLINSKRWCMISYNIWDAIANSPSLSAAVGVQMKPATFFTIHPVAESPSLLQKVNEMRTSGVRDVIHDADLIPKYGINPAYGIVDAFEFLAPVIDTDTGMAWFTKLVEQKGATLITQTITGDLFSQENEIRMDYNADAIVNATGLDALTLVGDKTCYPIRGGLIRIINDGTDFPKLTTAMSIPAGTRTNGSNEPPAPSNEIVFLVPRSDNILVLGGITEPHEWDLDLTLDSPIIKRMRARCESFLPALKNARVDPDYPLAQGLRPFRGKNVRVERELRMQGGKPSRIIHNYGHGGAGWSLSFGCAADVLKLVQDALLDLIPVSMDDMSVSEKAKL